In one Limisphaera ngatamarikiensis genomic region, the following are encoded:
- the ispE gene encoding 4-(cytidine 5'-diphospho)-2-C-methyl-D-erythritol kinase, giving the protein MTCVRQSPAKVNLFLNVLGRRADGYHELETILHPLAVHDTLYFEPRPMGIQLTCNDPALPVDGRNLVWRAAERFFAAAGVRAGVRIHLEKRIPQGAGLGGGSANAAVTLRALNEMFERPLSDPALHELAAGLGSDVPFFLLDRPALATGRGECLEAQDWFPALRGCAFVVVHPGFGISTAWAYGQLARFPALLKGAPGRARQVLEALQGSDVRRAAAGFFNSFEGPAFEKFPVLELYCEFLRDRGALAARMTGSGSAVFALVRDLAAAEAMVEPLRSRFGAGLWTAAVPVVPC; this is encoded by the coding sequence ATGACCTGCGTCCGACAATCTCCGGCCAAGGTGAACCTGTTCCTGAACGTCCTGGGGCGGCGGGCGGACGGGTATCATGAGCTGGAGACGATCCTCCACCCGTTGGCCGTGCATGACACGCTGTATTTCGAGCCGCGGCCGATGGGGATCCAGCTGACGTGCAACGATCCTGCGCTGCCCGTGGATGGCAGGAATCTGGTATGGCGCGCGGCCGAGCGGTTCTTTGCGGCGGCCGGGGTTCGTGCCGGCGTGCGAATACATTTGGAGAAGCGCATTCCGCAGGGGGCGGGTTTGGGCGGTGGCAGCGCCAACGCGGCAGTGACCCTGCGCGCACTGAATGAGATGTTCGAACGGCCCCTGTCGGATCCGGCTCTGCACGAGCTGGCAGCCGGGTTGGGATCGGATGTACCGTTCTTCCTGTTGGACCGGCCCGCGTTGGCAACGGGCCGCGGGGAATGCCTGGAAGCGCAGGACTGGTTTCCTGCCCTGCGCGGATGCGCGTTTGTGGTGGTGCACCCGGGGTTTGGCATATCGACCGCCTGGGCGTACGGGCAGTTGGCGCGGTTTCCGGCGTTGCTCAAGGGTGCACCCGGCCGTGCCCGCCAGGTGTTGGAGGCGCTGCAGGGATCGGATGTACGCCGGGCCGCCGCCGGGTTTTTCAACAGTTTCGAAGGACCGGCTTTTGAAAAGTTTCCGGTGCTCGAGCTGTATTGCGAGTTTTTGCGGGACCGGGGGGCGCTGGCGGCGCGAATGACGGGGAGCGGTTCGGCTGTGTTTGCCCTGGTTCGGGACCTGGCCGCGGCTGAGGCGATGGTGGAGCCTTTGCGGAGCCGGTTTGGGGCGGGGCTCTGGACGGCGGCGGTTCCCGTGGTGCCGTGCTGA
- a CDS encoding exosortase system-associated protein, TIGR04073 family, whose product MNTRFALLAALACAGALLGSGCAGPEQKLGRGLRNTGELLRWGEMRRTVEQTALFDSPDQAYTTGLVRGFNRSLARVGIGLYEIVTFPVPPYGPVATNYLKPEPVYPDNYTPDILAVPEFDSATELGFSGGDVAPMIPNSRFRVFDR is encoded by the coding sequence ATGAATACGAGATTCGCGTTGCTGGCGGCGTTGGCCTGTGCGGGCGCACTGTTGGGGAGTGGTTGCGCCGGGCCGGAGCAGAAGCTGGGGCGAGGCCTTCGGAACACGGGCGAATTGCTGCGTTGGGGGGAGATGCGCCGGACGGTGGAACAAACCGCCTTGTTCGATTCACCGGATCAGGCTTACACGACCGGTCTGGTTCGCGGTTTCAACCGTTCACTGGCCCGAGTGGGTATCGGTTTGTACGAGATTGTCACCTTCCCGGTGCCGCCGTATGGGCCGGTGGCCACGAATTATCTGAAGCCGGAACCGGTGTATCCGGATAATTACACGCCGGACATTCTGGCGGTACCGGAATTCGACTCGGCCACGGAGTTGGGCTTCAGCGGCGGGGACGTGGCCCCGATGATCCCCAACAGTCGGTTCAGGGTTTTCGACCGTTGA
- a CDS encoding 3-keto-disaccharide hydrolase, whose product MVLPWLVLASLAGHAGPPSDSTTASAEPWVSLFDGQSPRGWRAYRGTRFPDRGWVITNQCLVRWPGRRAGDLVTEAEFDDFEFEWEWKIVPGGNNGVKYLVLESRPAAPGHEYQMVDDTTVSDPRHRTAAFYDVLAPHPAVQPHPPGQWNRSRIVVRGTLVEHWLNDVCVLTYELNSPALRNAIRASKFRDTPGFGEKCRGRIMLTDHGTETWFRNLRVRRLTPAP is encoded by the coding sequence ATGGTTCTGCCGTGGCTGGTGCTCGCAAGCCTCGCTGGTCATGCCGGGCCCCCGTCCGACTCCACCACGGCCAGCGCAGAGCCCTGGGTGTCACTCTTTGACGGCCAAAGCCCGCGCGGTTGGCGGGCTTATCGGGGCACTCGTTTCCCCGACCGCGGCTGGGTCATCACGAATCAATGCCTGGTCCGATGGCCCGGTAGACGTGCAGGGGACCTGGTAACCGAGGCCGAGTTCGACGATTTCGAGTTCGAGTGGGAATGGAAGATCGTCCCGGGCGGGAACAACGGCGTCAAATACCTGGTGCTGGAATCCCGGCCCGCCGCCCCCGGCCACGAATACCAAATGGTGGACGATACCACCGTCAGTGACCCCCGCCATCGCACGGCCGCCTTCTACGACGTGCTGGCGCCCCACCCGGCCGTCCAACCCCACCCGCCCGGACAATGGAACCGGTCCCGCATCGTGGTCCGCGGGACCCTCGTCGAGCACTGGCTCAACGACGTCTGCGTCCTGACCTACGAACTGAACAGTCCCGCCCTCCGCAACGCCATCCGCGCGAGCAAATTCAGGGACACGCCGGGATTCGGTGAGAAATGCCGGGGCCGGATCATGCTCACCGACCACGGCACCGAAACGTGGTTCCGAAACCTCCGGGTCCGGCGCCTGACACCGGCTCCGTGA
- a CDS encoding proline--tRNA ligase, translated as MRWTQTLIPTLREAPAEAEIVSHQLLLRAGLVRKLAGGVYSFLPLGLRALRKVERIVREEMDRAGAIEVLLPALQPPEIWQQSGRYETARQVLYKVYDSARREWVLSPTAEEVITLLAAAEIQSYRQLPKNFYQISVKFRDEIRPRFGLMRAREFIMKDAYSFDVSDEAAQQSYQRMYDAYTRIFARCGLRTFPVEADTGVIGGTLSHEFMVPAETGENEVAYCEACGYAANVEKAVSGVKAESAPGGAATPGPEKFATPGVQTIEDLTRPPYNVPAARQIKTLVYLVESRPLIVLLRGDDQLNEAKLAARLGTTTFRPATAEEIFTLLGAHPGSLGAVSSTLPGAAPPVWADERLRGATDMTTGANEDGFHLRHVDVDRDLRVNEWADLRTVRAGEPCARCGKPLQIRRAIEVGHVFKLGTKYSEKLGSGFIDESGVRRPCVMGCYGIGVTRTLQAVIEQSHDADGIIWPVSVAPYEVCLTPLQMSPGSPVREVAERLYEALQREGIEVILDDREERPGVKFKDADLVGFPFRVNIGEKSLARGQVEIKRRAGGALEVVGVDEAAGRVATLVREARAALQVGG; from the coding sequence ATGCGCTGGACCCAAACCTTGATTCCGACGTTGCGGGAGGCGCCGGCCGAGGCGGAGATCGTGTCGCACCAGCTGTTGTTGCGGGCGGGGCTGGTGCGAAAGCTGGCCGGGGGTGTGTACAGTTTTCTTCCGCTGGGGCTGCGTGCGTTGCGCAAGGTGGAACGGATCGTGCGGGAGGAGATGGATCGCGCGGGGGCCATCGAGGTGTTGCTGCCGGCGTTGCAACCGCCGGAGATCTGGCAGCAATCGGGCCGGTATGAGACGGCCCGGCAGGTCCTTTACAAGGTGTACGACAGCGCGCGGCGCGAATGGGTGTTGAGTCCCACGGCCGAGGAGGTGATCACGCTGCTGGCCGCGGCGGAAATCCAGTCCTACCGCCAGTTGCCCAAAAACTTCTACCAGATCAGCGTCAAGTTCCGGGACGAGATCCGGCCGCGGTTCGGGCTGATGCGGGCGCGTGAGTTCATCATGAAGGACGCGTACAGCTTCGACGTCAGCGACGAGGCGGCGCAACAGAGTTATCAGCGGATGTACGACGCCTACACCCGGATCTTTGCCCGGTGCGGGTTGCGCACCTTCCCCGTGGAGGCGGACACGGGCGTCATTGGCGGGACCTTGTCGCACGAGTTCATGGTGCCGGCCGAGACGGGCGAGAACGAGGTGGCCTATTGTGAGGCGTGCGGGTATGCGGCCAATGTGGAAAAGGCCGTCAGCGGGGTGAAGGCCGAATCCGCCCCGGGTGGTGCTGCGACGCCGGGCCCGGAAAAATTTGCCACACCCGGCGTGCAAACCATCGAGGACCTGACGCGACCGCCTTACAACGTCCCGGCTGCACGGCAGATCAAGACGCTGGTTTATCTGGTAGAGAGCCGGCCCTTGATTGTGTTGTTGCGGGGTGACGACCAGTTGAACGAGGCCAAACTGGCGGCCCGCCTGGGCACCACGACGTTCCGTCCGGCCACGGCCGAGGAGATCTTCACCCTTTTGGGGGCGCACCCCGGCAGTCTGGGTGCGGTCAGCTCCACGTTGCCCGGAGCCGCGCCCCCGGTGTGGGCGGACGAGCGTCTCCGGGGTGCCACCGACATGACCACGGGCGCCAACGAGGACGGTTTCCACCTCCGTCATGTGGATGTGGATCGGGATTTGCGGGTCAACGAGTGGGCCGACCTTCGCACGGTGCGTGCGGGCGAGCCCTGCGCGCGGTGTGGCAAACCCCTGCAGATCCGCCGGGCCATCGAGGTGGGCCACGTGTTCAAGTTGGGCACCAAGTACAGCGAGAAGCTGGGTTCGGGCTTCATTGACGAGTCCGGGGTACGCCGGCCGTGTGTGATGGGGTGTTACGGGATTGGGGTGACGCGGACGCTGCAGGCGGTGATCGAACAGTCGCACGACGCGGACGGTATCATCTGGCCCGTGTCGGTGGCGCCCTACGAGGTTTGTCTGACCCCGTTGCAGATGAGCCCCGGCAGTCCCGTGCGCGAGGTGGCCGAACGCCTGTACGAAGCGCTGCAGCGCGAGGGTATCGAGGTGATTCTGGACGATCGCGAGGAACGACCCGGCGTGAAGTTCAAGGATGCGGACCTGGTGGGGTTCCCGTTCCGGGTGAACATTGGCGAGAAATCGCTGGCCAGGGGTCAGGTGGAGATCAAACGACGCGCCGGCGGAGCCCTGGAGGTGGTGGGCGTGGACGAGGCGGCGGGCCGGGTCGCAACCCTGGTGCGGGAAGCCCGCGCCGCGCTGCAGGTGGGCGGTTGA
- a CDS encoding fumarylacetoacetate hydrolase family protein — MAAIGRFQRGEEVFYAKVVEGELYRMQGDLFGSPSFERKPTPMKGVRTLVPVTPSKVIAVGLNYADHARETGKSVPREPLFWFKAPSSLLPDGGKIEIPFPEHRTDYEAELAIIIGRRARNVTPSAASRYILGYTAAQDITDRTLQASDGQWGRCKSFDTFTPLGPYIETKLDPQDLTIQLFQNGQLRQNSHTSQMIFNCFQLVSFISTHLTLLPGDVILTGTPAGIGPIQSGDRLEVRIQGLAPLINTVK, encoded by the coding sequence ATGGCTGCCATCGGGCGTTTTCAGCGAGGCGAGGAAGTGTTTTACGCGAAGGTGGTCGAGGGCGAGCTGTACCGCATGCAGGGCGACCTTTTTGGGTCGCCCTCGTTTGAGCGGAAGCCGACGCCCATGAAGGGGGTTCGGACCCTGGTGCCGGTGACGCCGAGCAAGGTGATCGCGGTGGGTTTGAATTATGCCGATCACGCGCGTGAGACGGGCAAATCCGTGCCGCGGGAGCCGTTGTTTTGGTTCAAAGCGCCGTCGTCCCTGCTGCCGGATGGGGGAAAAATTGAGATCCCATTTCCGGAGCACCGCACGGACTACGAGGCGGAGCTGGCGATCATCATCGGTCGGCGGGCCCGGAACGTTACGCCCAGCGCGGCGTCGCGATACATCCTCGGCTACACCGCGGCGCAGGACATCACGGACCGGACGCTGCAGGCCAGCGACGGGCAGTGGGGCCGGTGCAAGTCGTTCGACACGTTCACGCCGCTGGGCCCCTACATCGAGACGAAGCTGGATCCGCAGGATCTGACGATTCAGTTGTTCCAGAACGGCCAGTTGCGGCAGAACTCGCACACCAGCCAGATGATTTTCAATTGCTTTCAGCTGGTCAGCTTCATCTCCACGCACCTGACGCTGTTGCCCGGGGATGTGATTCTGACGGGTACGCCGGCGGGCATCGGCCCCATTCAGTCCGGGGACCGGTTGGAGGTTCGGATTCAGGGGCTGGCCCCGCTGATCAACACGGTGAAATGA
- the recO gene encoding DNA repair protein RecO — MQERAEGLIVRVRPLTETSLIVHWLTREWGRLGTVARGARRPRSPFQGRLDLFFHEELVFYRSRRSDLHLLREVHLLASHPGLQTDPERLRLAAEAVRRIEQVTEPEAPVPGVFELLLGLVRHLNGHAARARLRLAFELRLLSLLGWDPVRPAAALSEPARALVERLRTEDWAALEVLDPAGPVTREVTRFVERVWRDHVGVTVTERTCGPDRGGGAAQRGGGPCTPREGRV; from the coding sequence ATGCAGGAGCGTGCCGAGGGTTTGATCGTCCGGGTCCGGCCTTTGACCGAGACCAGCCTGATTGTGCACTGGCTGACCCGCGAGTGGGGGCGGCTGGGCACGGTGGCCAGAGGGGCGCGCCGGCCCCGCTCACCGTTTCAGGGTCGGCTGGATCTGTTTTTTCACGAGGAACTGGTGTTTTACCGGAGTCGGCGGTCGGACCTGCACCTGTTGCGTGAGGTTCACCTGCTGGCGTCGCATCCGGGATTGCAGACGGACCCGGAACGGTTGCGCCTTGCCGCGGAGGCCGTGCGCCGGATCGAACAGGTGACCGAGCCCGAGGCACCCGTGCCGGGCGTGTTTGAGCTGTTGCTGGGTTTGGTGCGGCATTTGAACGGGCATGCGGCGCGGGCGCGGTTGCGTTTGGCTTTTGAGTTGCGGCTGTTGAGTCTGCTGGGGTGGGACCCGGTGCGACCGGCGGCGGCGTTGTCGGAACCGGCGCGGGCTCTGGTCGAACGGTTGCGCACCGAGGATTGGGCGGCGCTGGAGGTACTCGATCCGGCCGGTCCGGTGACGCGGGAGGTGACCCGGTTTGTGGAGCGGGTGTGGCGGGATCACGTGGGGGTGACGGTGACGGAGCGGACCTGCGGTCCCGATAGGGGTGGGGGCGCCGCACAACGCGGGGGCGGGCCGTGCACGCCCCGGGAGGGCCGGGTTTGA
- a CDS encoding DUF502 domain-containing protein translates to MRKTLMTRLRADFLAGLAVVMPVALSLAVVVWLFGTVANFTNTLLFFLPRSLTHAQGGEGPMFWHWQVVALLLAVALVIGVGRITRHYVGRRLIAWVDQVILSVPILNKIYSVIKQVNDAFSMGKKGAFQTVVLVEFPRPGLYAIGFITGEHETILDRAVGDRTVSVFIPTTPNPTSGFLLVAPESQVRPLRMSVADAVRFIVSVGSISPAGGMPAGGMLPSRPAEGDASVGTGPLPPP, encoded by the coding sequence GTGCGGAAGACATTGATGACGCGGTTGCGGGCGGATTTTCTGGCCGGGCTGGCGGTGGTGATGCCGGTGGCCCTGTCGCTGGCGGTGGTGGTGTGGTTGTTCGGGACGGTTGCGAACTTCACGAACACGCTCCTGTTTTTCCTGCCGCGCTCGCTGACCCATGCCCAGGGGGGTGAGGGTCCGATGTTTTGGCACTGGCAGGTGGTGGCGTTGTTGCTGGCGGTGGCGCTGGTGATCGGAGTGGGCCGGATCACGCGACATTACGTGGGCCGGCGGCTGATCGCCTGGGTGGATCAGGTGATTCTGAGCGTGCCAATTCTCAACAAGATCTACTCGGTGATCAAACAGGTGAACGATGCGTTCTCGATGGGCAAGAAGGGGGCGTTCCAGACGGTGGTGTTGGTGGAGTTTCCGCGGCCGGGCTTGTATGCCATCGGCTTCATCACGGGCGAACACGAGACCATCCTGGATCGTGCGGTGGGGGATCGGACGGTGAGTGTGTTCATACCAACCACGCCGAATCCGACCTCGGGGTTTCTATTGGTGGCGCCGGAGTCGCAGGTGCGGCCCTTGCGGATGTCTGTGGCGGATGCGGTGCGTTTTATTGTGAGTGTGGGTTCGATTTCTCCGGCCGGCGGGATGCCCGCCGGGGGGATGTTGCCGTCCCGGCCCGCCGAGGGGGATGCATCCGTGGGCACGGGGCCGCTCCCGCCTCCCTGA
- the ybeY gene encoding rRNA maturation RNase YbeY — protein MRNTGRDIGRPGNRGARFGTDAAAGAGAGPAEDVTGGPGWQISVVNRQRQRAVDTRRLAGWVRLVLTRFPDLRGAELSICLLGDREMTGLNESFVGHEGPTDVITFDYSEPGSGSGVLAGEICIGVEEAARQARRYRTDWSREVARYVIHGILHLRGYDDADREARRQMKRVEDRLLRWLARKAGGLWLGRGKGGPVRAPLVKGGPGT, from the coding sequence ATGAGGAACACCGGGCGCGACATCGGCCGGCCCGGTAACCGTGGGGCCCGTTTTGGGACGGATGCGGCGGCCGGGGCGGGGGCGGGCCCGGCGGAGGACGTGACGGGGGGACCGGGCTGGCAGATTTCGGTGGTCAACCGGCAGCGGCAGCGGGCCGTGGATACGCGGCGTTTGGCCGGGTGGGTACGGCTTGTGCTGACGCGGTTTCCGGACCTGCGCGGTGCGGAGCTGAGCATCTGCCTGCTGGGGGACCGGGAGATGACCGGACTGAACGAGTCCTTCGTGGGTCATGAGGGGCCGACGGACGTGATCACGTTTGACTACAGCGAGCCGGGGTCGGGAAGTGGGGTATTGGCGGGTGAGATCTGCATCGGGGTGGAGGAGGCGGCCCGGCAGGCGCGCCGGTACCGAACCGACTGGTCGCGCGAGGTGGCGCGGTACGTGATTCACGGGATTCTGCACCTGCGGGGGTACGACGATGCGGATCGGGAGGCGCGTCGTCAGATGAAGCGGGTGGAGGATCGGCTGTTGCGGTGGCTGGCTCGGAAGGCGGGCGGCCTGTGGCTGGGCCGCGGAAAGGGCGGGCCCGTGCGTGCGCCGCTTGTGAAGGGGGGTCCGGGAACCTAG
- a CDS encoding PhoH family protein has protein sequence MPTETLHFESARVVQHLYNNDPRNLRALSDQLGVKAVCRDNWIRLEGPAEAIERARQLFLMLESNLRSGAPVRSRDFAHALDVVQREGVATLRALMSDRIVTSDRKPPVMPRTPGQKRYVDAVRAHDVTFGIGPAGTGKTYLAVALGLAELRENRVSRIVLTRPAVEAGEALGFLPGDLYEKILPYLRPLHDALHDMLPAEEIERHMQRGVIEVAPLAYMRGRTLNNAFIILDEAQNATTEQMFMFLTRLGHGSRAVITGDETQIDLPPHKQSGLLEAHRALEGVPGIAIVELGRADVVRHPLVQRIIAAYEEHRARHRPAR, from the coding sequence ATGCCCACGGAAACCCTGCACTTCGAGAGCGCCCGGGTCGTCCAGCACCTGTACAACAATGACCCGCGCAACCTGCGGGCGCTGAGTGATCAACTGGGGGTCAAGGCGGTCTGTCGCGACAACTGGATCCGGCTGGAAGGTCCGGCCGAGGCCATTGAACGGGCGCGGCAACTGTTCCTGATGCTGGAGAGCAACCTGCGCAGCGGGGCGCCCGTGCGCAGTCGCGATTTTGCCCATGCGCTGGACGTGGTGCAGCGCGAGGGGGTGGCCACGCTGCGGGCCCTGATGAGCGACCGGATCGTAACCTCGGATCGGAAACCGCCGGTGATGCCGCGAACGCCGGGGCAGAAGCGTTACGTGGACGCGGTACGGGCGCACGATGTGACGTTTGGCATCGGCCCGGCCGGCACGGGGAAGACCTATCTGGCGGTGGCGCTGGGGCTGGCGGAACTGCGGGAGAACCGGGTTTCGCGCATTGTGCTGACGCGGCCGGCGGTGGAGGCGGGGGAGGCCCTGGGTTTCCTGCCGGGCGACCTGTACGAAAAGATCCTGCCGTATTTGCGGCCGCTGCATGATGCCCTGCATGACATGTTGCCGGCCGAGGAGATTGAACGGCACATGCAGCGGGGCGTGATCGAGGTGGCTCCCCTGGCCTACATGCGGGGGCGCACCCTCAACAATGCGTTCATCATTCTGGATGAGGCCCAGAACGCCACCACCGAGCAGATGTTCATGTTTCTGACCCGGTTGGGACACGGGTCCCGGGCGGTGATCACCGGGGACGAGACCCAGATTGACCTGCCGCCGCACAAGCAGTCGGGCCTGCTGGAGGCGCATCGGGCGCTGGAGGGCGTGCCCGGGATTGCCATTGTGGAACTGGGCCGGGCGGATGTGGTGCGACATCCGCTGGTGCAACGGATCATTGCGGCGTATGAGGAACACCGGGCGCGACATCGGCCGGCCCGGTAA
- a CDS encoding HIT family protein, whose product MELLYAPWRIRYILAPKPPAGDGSLFTRIAQSNDDEANLVVARDKTCFALLNRYPYNGGHLMVVPYRQVAELGDLTVEELTDLMRLTQRCVAALKRLMNPDGFNIGLNQGRAAGAGIEEHLHLHIVPRWVGDTNFMPVLADTKVLPEALTETAARLREVLQTLPA is encoded by the coding sequence ATGGAGCTGCTGTATGCCCCGTGGCGGATCCGGTACATTCTGGCACCCAAACCGCCGGCCGGGGACGGTTCGTTGTTCACCCGGATCGCGCAGTCGAACGATGACGAGGCGAACCTGGTGGTTGCCCGGGACAAGACCTGTTTTGCCCTGTTGAATCGGTACCCTTACAACGGGGGGCACCTGATGGTGGTGCCGTATCGGCAGGTGGCCGAGCTGGGAGACCTGACGGTGGAGGAGCTGACCGACCTGATGCGTCTGACGCAGCGGTGCGTTGCGGCGTTGAAGCGGTTGATGAATCCGGACGGATTCAACATCGGGCTGAATCAGGGGCGCGCGGCGGGTGCGGGGATCGAGGAGCATTTGCACCTGCACATTGTGCCGCGCTGGGTGGGCGACACCAACTTCATGCCCGTTCTGGCGGATACGAAGGTGTTGCCCGAGGCGTTGACCGAGACGGCGGCCCGGTTGCGAGAAGTTTTGCAAACCCTGCCTGCCTGA
- a CDS encoding RNA recognition motif domain-containing protein codes for MNNKLFVGNLSYQTTENDLHDAFSAHGHVVEVNLMTDRSTGRSRGFAFVTMSTDAEAQAAIEALHGASLDGRPLTVNVARPREERSHGGGGGGRRPYSGGGRSRY; via the coding sequence ATGAACAACAAACTGTTTGTCGGAAACCTCTCCTACCAAACCACGGAGAACGATCTGCACGATGCCTTCAGTGCGCACGGGCATGTCGTTGAGGTGAATCTTATGACGGACCGTTCCACGGGGCGGTCGCGCGGGTTTGCCTTTGTGACCATGAGCACGGATGCCGAGGCGCAGGCGGCGATTGAGGCGTTGCACGGAGCGTCGCTGGATGGGCGGCCTCTGACGGTCAACGTGGCCCGGCCGCGGGAGGAGCGGTCCCATGGTGGTGGTGGCGGCGGTCGCCGGCCCTACTCCGGCGGCGGGCGCAGTCGCTATTAA
- a CDS encoding anthranilate synthase component II, whose protein sequence is MLLVIDNYDSFTYNLVQYLGEMGVAMKVVRNDEVTLEQIEAWQPDRLLISPGPCSPREAGLSCEVIRRLGPRIPTLGVCLGHQCIGQVFGARVVVNYRMMHGKTSMIHHDGRDLFAGLPNPFRATRYHSLVIEPGSLPDCLEVTARTDEGEIMGVRHKQYPIWGVQFHPESILTEYGRELLRNFLQLGPRAEVVGPAAAGAMETGS, encoded by the coding sequence ATGCTGCTGGTCATCGATAATTACGATTCGTTCACGTACAACCTGGTGCAGTACCTGGGCGAGATGGGGGTTGCGATGAAGGTTGTGCGGAATGACGAGGTCACGCTGGAGCAGATCGAGGCGTGGCAGCCGGATCGCCTGCTGATTTCGCCGGGGCCCTGCTCGCCGCGGGAGGCGGGGTTGTCGTGCGAGGTGATCCGGCGGCTGGGGCCCAGGATTCCGACGCTGGGGGTGTGTCTGGGGCATCAATGCATCGGCCAGGTGTTTGGCGCGCGGGTGGTGGTGAACTATCGGATGATGCACGGCAAAACCTCGATGATTCATCATGACGGGCGCGATCTGTTTGCGGGGCTGCCGAATCCCTTTCGGGCCACGCGGTATCATTCGCTGGTGATTGAGCCCGGCAGTCTGCCGGACTGCCTGGAGGTGACGGCGCGGACCGACGAGGGCGAGATCATGGGGGTGCGCCACAAACAGTATCCCATCTGGGGCGTGCAGTTTCATCCGGAGAGCATTTTGACCGAGTACGGTCGTGAGCTGCTGCGGAATTTTCTGCAGTTGGGTCCGCGGGCGGAGGTGGTGGGGCCGGCGGCCGCCGGTGCGATGGAAACCGGTTCCTGA